DNA sequence from the Verrucomicrobiia bacterium genome:
GCCCTGATTCATCCGCGACCAGGCGCGGACGGCTATAATTTCGGCCCTGCCGACGCCTTTGTCGATTTCGGCATGAGCAACCACATGTATATCGTAGGACATACCCTGGTCTGGCACGGGCAGACACCCTTCTGGGTTTTCGAGGGTACCCATTTGCCGCCTGGGCTGACGAATGCTTCGTCCACGTCACCTGCGGCCATCTTGAACCTGGCCGGGTCGAATGCGCCCGGCGGCCGATTTGGGCGCGGCTTTGGGCGAGGTTTTAATGGACCGCACGCATCCCGCGAGGAGTTGCTGGAGCGGATGCGCGACCACATTCACACCGTCGTTGGGCGCTACAAGGGCAAGATCAAGGTCTGGGACGTCGTTAACGAAGCCGTCGCCGATGGCGGCACCAACATTCTCCGAAATTCCCTGTGGCTGCAGATCATCGGGCCAGACTTCATCGCCAAGGCATTTCAATACGCGCACGAGGCCGACCCGGATGCGCTCCTGCGGTATAACGATTACGGTCTGGAGAGTTCGGCAAAACGCCATAAACTCATCACCCTGATCAAGTCGCTGCAGCAACAGCATGTCCCGGTCATGGCCATTGGCTCACAAACCCACGTTAGCGTTTCGTCGCCGAGCTTCGAGGCGGAAGACAAAGCGCTCACGGAACTGGAGGCGCTGGGGTTGCCCATTCACATCACCGAACTGGATGTCAATAGCGCGCAGGGCGGCCAGCGCAACAACGGGGCGGACGTCACCCAGAATGCGGCGACTACTCAGGGTGGCCTGGTCGAGGATGCCAACCAGCGACTGGCCGACGCTTACGCGGGTCTTTTCCAGGCGTTCGTCAAGCACGACAAATCCGTGAAGCTCGTGACTTTCTGGGGCGTCAATGACGCGATCTCATGGCGTGCCCGAGGCCGCCCGTTGCTCTTTGACGGGGATGACCGACCCAAGCCCGCCTTCAAGGCCGTCATTCACATCGCCACCGGTGGCCAGCCGGATGCGCCCTGACCAGTTTCCCTAACACTCACGCTCACAGCACGCCAACAAACCCAACACCATGAAAACTGCAATTGTAGGTTTCGCTCTCTTGGCTGGTTTTCCGGCTATGGCCCAAACCGACCGCCCCCCGGTGGAAGATTTCAAGCCATCGTCATTGAATCAGCTAGGCAAACAGTATCCCCAGGTCAACTCTGAAAGGCGCGTCCGCGCCCGCGTCATTGCGCCGCAGGCCCAGAGCGTCACGCTCGAATTTTTGGGCGGTGCGAGATACCCCCTGACCCGGAACGAAGATGGGGCCTGGGTCGGTGTTACGCGGCCACAGGACGAAGGTTTTCACTATTACCAGCTCGTGATTGACGGCGCCCAGGTTCCA
Encoded proteins:
- a CDS encoding endo-1,4-beta-xylanase, which codes for MKPHNLDLSSSIGLLTAALFAMGTTAPSAETPTLKEAYKAHFYVGVAINRTIATASSARAYNVRRTSAQVDKDVALVQEQFNQISPENDLKWALIHPRPGADGYNFGPADAFVDFGMSNHMYIVGHTLVWHGQTPFWVFEGTHLPPGLTNASSTSPAAILNLAGSNAPGGRFGRGFGRGFNGPHASREELLERMRDHIHTVVGRYKGKIKVWDVVNEAVADGGTNILRNSLWLQIIGPDFIAKAFQYAHEADPDALLRYNDYGLESSAKRHKLITLIKSLQQQHVPVMAIGSQTHVSVSSPSFEAEDKALTELEALGLPIHITELDVNSAQGGQRNNGADVTQNAATTQGGLVEDANQRLADAYAGLFQAFVKHDKSVKLVTFWGVNDAISWRARGRPLLFDGDDRPKPAFKAVIHIATGGQPDAP